The proteins below come from a single Procambarus clarkii isolate CNS0578487 chromosome 26, FALCON_Pclarkii_2.0, whole genome shotgun sequence genomic window:
- the LOC123756711 gene encoding exosome complex component RRP43: protein MTSMDTWKTFEPDSYYKSFLEKNKRPDGRGLMSVRPITVKVGTVTTAEGSSTVRVGHTTVMCGIKAEIATPTLRNPNEGFIVPNVELYPCCSHQFKMGPPGERAMATSQFLKNVITSAQIINLTDLCIVPNKMAWCLYCDVVCINYDGNLYDAAVIALMAALQNVKLPAVSYDEENDKASVELERTLPISLKAKPVASTFTVYSDSIQLMDPTAEDETQGSGEVTVVLLENGSLCTTHKPGGQLILPDILDKFVALAKERVQHVNTLLSKAVTERTGTL, encoded by the exons ATGACCTCCATGGACACCTGGAAGACCTTTGAACCTGACAGTTATTATAA GAGCTTTCTGGAAAAAAATAAGCGACCAGATGGCCGGGGATTGATGAGTGTTCGGCCCATTACTGTCAAGGTTGGGACTGTAACTACAGCTGAGGGTTCGTCCACTGTGCGTGTGGGGCACACTACTGTCATGTGTGGTATTAAAGCAGAAATAGCCACCCCAACTCTCCGGAACCCAAATGAGGGCTTCATTGTACCTAATGTGGAACTATATCCATGTTGCTCTCATCAGTTCAAG ATGGGACCACCTGGAGAGAGAGCAATGGCCACAAGCCAGTTCTTAAAAAATGTCATCACCAGTGCTCAAATTATAAACCTCACTGACCTCTGCATTGTACCCAACAAG ATGGCTTGGTGTCTCTACTGTGATGTAGTGTGCATTAACTATGATGGCAACTTATATGATGCAGCAGTGATAGCACTTATGGCAGCTTTACAAAATGTGAAGTTACCTGCAGTTTCCTATGATGAAGAGAACGACAAAGCTTCTGTTGAATTAGAGAGAACTCTCCCGATTTCATTAAAg GCCAAGCCAGTAGCTTCAACTTTTACTGTGTACAGTGACAGTATACAG TTGATGGACCCTACTGCAGAAGATGAAACTCAGGGGAGTGGGGAAGTGACTGTAGTTCTTCTTGAAAATGGATCCCTGTGCACCACACACAAGCCTGGCGGTCAGCTCATCTTACCAGACATTCTTGATAAATTTGTTGCTCTTGCTAAAGAAAGAGTCCAGCATGTGAACACTTTGCTAAGTAAAGCTGTAACTGAGAGAACGGGTACTCTATAG
- the HPS1 gene encoding BLOC-3 complex member HPS1 isoform X2, producing MATQFGNPYTSISCQDGTTVVFQEYAGYLFVGVGHQEESHLQRIISITIRLVQLIVGPCVTALKKSEEKSSLLGRMLEAWQTLHAKEQSYLVEAVERLVVNAELSAAAVKSLAAVVDKMKSAKDLTPCHALFFVRNKLLALYSSRSAQELSASDVLFMNILVEASQMKNTDYLEDINLKKATEMPDEKKEDDGIELDSSDSGEFYTIPTSPSFDRNNAYVDDEPEGKIRSCILLLRTELCQLTPHLVHYETLSNGLSLVIVSEVNRTQLSIQLTTLLTGLEEMLSGEINGRGKLVLDACDTALRKSQELARRLPKGRSAERVEKALQQVHFRWENIKRSGLEEWLRSGGDAEVPTRVDASLTSLIDTARSAWRVACLGVSISTAAPLVESVVSMTAERMADYCHFLEVKALRNMTLGCRSSLTINKYLEEFPGLVHFLYVDRSSHQLTSPTLLTDESGDFTNDLNSSAKGTRALTVARVWSMVEFAHTHITKGHLSLMWKDTTFSYAYFLWFEDSGGNPLKPGELDDSINEALPLPGVLCEDFYRSFCIQAFPGMDPNRIRVYELFCVHLGLATSPCVLEHTRRLAATIWEVAGPIDANPADLL from the exons TATGCTGGGTATTTGTTTGTCGGTGTTGGTCATCAGGAGGAATCTCACTTGCAGAGAATAATTAGCATAACTATACGCCTTGTACAGCTGATTGTTGGCCCCTGTGTCACTGC ACTGAAGAAGAGTGAAGAAAAAAGCAGCTTGCTTGGCCGCATGTTGGAGGCATGGCAGACTCTACATGCTAAAGAGCAAAGTTATTTAGTGGAAGCCGTGGAAAGACTTGTTGTTAATGCTGAGCTTTCTGCTGCAGCCGTCAAGTCCTTGGCAGCTGTGGTTGACAAAATGAAATCTGCTAAGGATCTTACACCATGCCATGCTCTCTTTTTTGTCAGAAATAAATTACTGGCATTATATTCTAG TCGAAGCGCTCAGGAACTCAGTGCATCGGATGTTCTATTTATGAACATCTTGGTTGAAGCAAGCCAAATGAAGAATACTGATTATTTGGAAGATATTAACCTGAAGAAGGCTACTGAGATGCCAGACGAGAAGAAGGAGGATGATGGGATTGAACTGGACAGTAGCGATTCTGGGGAGTTTTACACTATTCCCACCTCACCTTCATTTGACAGAAATAATGCCTATGTTGATG atGAACCAGAAGGGAAGATTCGAAGCTGTATTTTGTTGTTACGGACTGAACTGTGCCAGCTGACTCCCCATCTGGTACATTATGAAACACTTTCCAATGGATTATCATTGGTTATTGTATCAGAG GTGAATCGTACACAACTTTCCATACAGCTCACAACATTATTAACAGGACTGGAAGAAATGCTCAGTGGAGAAATAAATGGCAGAGGAAAATTAGTGTTGGATGCCTGTGACACTGCTTTAAGGAAATCTCAAGAGTTGGCAAGACGTTTACCCAAGGGCAGATCTGCAGAACGTGTCGAGAAGGCACTACAACAG GTGCACTTTCGATGGGAGAATATTAAGAGGAGTGGTTTAGAGGAATGGTTACGAAGTGGAGGGGACGCTGAGGTTCCAACACGTGTGGATGCATCTCTCACATCCCTGATAGATACAGCTCGGTCAGCATGGCGTGTTGCTTGCCTGGGAGTCAGTATATCAACTGCTGCTCCATTAGTGGAATCTGTAGTTTCAATGACTGCTGAACGCATGGCAGATTATTGCCATTTCTTGGAAGTAAAGGCTTTGAGGAATATGACATTGGGTTGCCGTTCTAGTCTTACAATCAATAAGTATTTGGAAGAATTCCCAGGATTAGTCCATTTTCTGTATGTGGACCGTTCAAGCCATCAACTAACATCACCCACATTGTTgacagatgagtcaggagacttcACTAATGACTTGAATTCTTCAGCAAAGGGAACTAGAGCTCTTACAGTTGCACGAGTGTGGTCCATGGTTGAGTTTGCACATACACACATAACAAAAGGCCATCTGTCACTGATGTGGAAGGATACCACTTTCAGCTATGCATATTTTCTTTGGTTTGAAGATAGTGGTGGAAATCCCTTAAAGCCTGGGGAACTAGATGACAGCATAAATGAGGCACTTCCCTTACCTGGAGTACTCTGTGAAGACTTCTATCGATCTTTCTGTATTCAGGCATTCCCAGGCATGGATCCAAATCGGATACGTGTTTACGAGCTGTTTTGTGTTCATTTAGGCTTGGCTACCTCACCTTGTGTACTAGAACACACTCGACGCCTTGCTGCCACAATTTGGGAAGTTGCTGGACCAATAGATGCTAATCCAGCAgacttactttag